Proteins encoded within one genomic window of Zavarzinia compransoris:
- the cobN gene encoding cobaltochelatase subunit CobN, whose amino-acid sequence MGAILRLLPVLAALFFAVPAAAQPLRLLIVSNDFVLPGKVEALRPLAQGAGIEIAHLDVTKAEGAPAAWLAGAGLVIVDTPRPGDRATVAARLGEGLDTARIPWVQVGGGPPAFGHLPPDRARRIAAYYANGGRGNFAALFAFLSGADAPAVVAMPVQGLYHPAADALFLDAASYLAWGRERWPAGAPRIAIAVHGGTIADLQTRLLDTIVARAEARGIMPLVFWFDAGATDGIARVFGSDLPDIFVNAGHMQNAEARKAEFIALDRPVIQTLTYREGNAGDYAVAASGIDQRLVAPFLAVPEAWGMSDPLVIGALDGGEIVALPEQVDLLLGRAATIAALRRKPAAEKTVALMFWNAPAGDKNLSASNLNVPASIEAIAGALAGAGYDVPPTSEPALVAGAQAMLGALYRPAELDDLLARGLAVTFPISRYRAWLDRLPEDSRLAILLAGARPEDHWAVRRIDGEAQFVLPLMRLGRLALMPQPPRAARPGEHTHDVKQVPGHFYLAAYLYLREGLGADALIHLGTHGTQEWTPGKDRGLAATDYPFLALGDLPVFYPYIQDNVGEALQARRRGRAVTVSHQTPSFAPAGLHDELRDLHSLIHEHELAEDGPVRDATRARLVEAALSSGIAADLGLDRAAIEADVPGFLALLHDHLHHVAGQAMPLGLHRFGIAADPDHRLLTVMQQLGDDLLAAAGEDPAEARVEGTALLDSGAARWLRRYLRDGENPDDIPDETRRALVRRAIAQDRLLAEPGELEALLHGLAGGFVRPGPGGDPVRNPDLAAGRNLYGFEPDKIPTPAAFAAGGAAFAELLERHRAGHGGAMPAKLAFSLWSSEAMRHLGVLEAQVLHALGLRPVWDRGGRVVAIEIVPAAELGRPRVDAVIQVTSVYRDQFDGFMRLLAAAIDRLALLDEPGNPVFAHAAATRARLIAAGVPADRAARLAALRIFSNAPGAYGSGLPDEVIASDHWTDEGVLAQRFLDNLQYGYGAGDLWGIAGGEVNLFADQLRGVEGAVLARSSTLHGLISTDHPFEYLGGLGLAVRHLDGATPDLYVADLRQGQGSLTTAARFIADELRGRYLNPEWIKAMQAEGYAGTVELVKVANTVFGWQVTAPETIRADQWQALYETYVRDARALGLDQWFRSHNPDAQAQVMERMLEAIRKGYWDAPDETRATLAARFAELTGEPAVTAGSRTARDYARSLLAGFGLGAAAPAPAPAPGGGEAVSGQVMAPVPPPPPAGDWPWVRFGALAFILLAVGAGAIAQARVFQS is encoded by the coding sequence ATGGGGGCGATCCTTCGCCTGCTGCCGGTCCTGGCGGCGCTGTTCTTCGCGGTGCCGGCGGCGGCGCAACCCTTGCGCCTTCTGATCGTCAGCAATGATTTCGTCCTTCCCGGCAAGGTGGAGGCCCTGCGCCCGCTGGCGCAAGGGGCGGGGATCGAGATCGCCCATCTCGACGTCACCAAGGCGGAGGGGGCGCCGGCGGCATGGCTGGCCGGGGCCGGCCTCGTCATCGTCGATACGCCGCGCCCCGGCGACCGCGCCACGGTCGCCGCCCGCCTGGGCGAGGGGCTGGACACGGCACGGATCCCCTGGGTGCAGGTGGGCGGCGGGCCGCCGGCCTTCGGCCATCTGCCGCCCGACCGCGCCCGGCGCATCGCCGCCTATTACGCCAACGGCGGGCGCGGCAATTTCGCCGCCCTGTTCGCCTTCCTGTCGGGGGCGGATGCGCCGGCCGTGGTCGCCATGCCGGTGCAAGGGCTCTACCACCCCGCCGCCGATGCCTTGTTCCTTGATGCGGCGAGCTATCTCGCCTGGGGGCGGGAACGCTGGCCGGCGGGGGCGCCGCGCATCGCCATTGCCGTCCATGGCGGCACGATCGCCGACCTTCAGACCCGCCTCCTCGATACGATCGTCGCGCGGGCCGAGGCGAGGGGGATCATGCCCCTGGTCTTCTGGTTCGATGCGGGCGCCACCGATGGCATCGCCCGCGTCTTCGGGTCCGATCTGCCGGATATTTTCGTCAACGCCGGGCACATGCAGAACGCCGAGGCGCGAAAGGCGGAATTCATCGCCCTGGACCGGCCGGTGATCCAGACCCTGACCTATCGCGAAGGCAATGCCGGCGATTACGCCGTGGCCGCCAGCGGCATCGACCAGCGGCTGGTGGCGCCCTTCCTGGCCGTGCCTGAAGCCTGGGGCATGTCCGATCCCCTGGTGATCGGCGCGCTCGACGGGGGCGAGATCGTCGCCCTGCCGGAACAGGTCGATCTCCTGCTGGGGCGGGCGGCGACGATCGCGGCCCTGCGGCGAAAGCCGGCGGCGGAAAAGACCGTCGCCCTGATGTTCTGGAACGCGCCGGCGGGGGACAAGAATCTCTCCGCCTCCAACCTCAATGTCCCGGCCAGTATCGAGGCGATCGCCGGCGCCCTGGCCGGGGCCGGCTACGACGTGCCGCCGACCTCGGAACCGGCGCTGGTCGCGGGGGCGCAGGCCATGCTCGGCGCGCTCTATCGCCCGGCGGAACTCGACGATCTGCTCGCCCGGGGCCTGGCCGTAACCTTTCCCATTTCGCGATATCGGGCCTGGCTGGATCGCCTGCCCGAGGATAGCCGTCTCGCCATCCTGCTGGCCGGGGCGCGGCCCGAGGATCATTGGGCCGTCCGCCGGATCGACGGCGAGGCGCAATTCGTGCTGCCCCTGATGCGCCTCGGCCGTCTTGCGCTCATGCCCCAGCCGCCGCGCGCCGCCCGGCCGGGGGAACACACCCATGACGTGAAACAGGTGCCGGGCCATTTCTACCTCGCGGCCTATCTTTACCTGCGCGAGGGGCTGGGGGCGGATGCGCTCATCCATCTCGGCACCCATGGCACCCAGGAATGGACACCGGGCAAGGACCGGGGCCTTGCCGCCACCGATTATCCCTTCCTGGCCCTGGGCGACCTGCCCGTGTTCTATCCCTATATCCAGGACAATGTGGGCGAGGCCCTGCAAGCCCGGCGGCGCGGCCGGGCGGTGACCGTCAGCCACCAGACCCCGTCCTTCGCCCCCGCCGGCCTGCACGACGAATTGCGCGACCTGCACAGCCTGATCCACGAGCATGAACTGGCCGAGGACGGCCCGGTGCGCGACGCCACCCGGGCCCGCCTGGTCGAGGCCGCCCTGTCGTCCGGCATCGCCGCCGACCTCGGCCTTGACCGGGCGGCGATCGAGGCGGATGTGCCGGGCTTTCTCGCCTTGCTGCACGATCATCTGCACCATGTCGCCGGGCAGGCGATGCCCCTTGGCCTGCATCGTTTCGGCATCGCCGCCGACCCCGATCACCGGTTGCTGACGGTCATGCAGCAATTGGGCGACGATCTCCTGGCGGCGGCGGGCGAGGACCCGGCGGAGGCGCGGGTGGAAGGCACAGCCCTGCTCGACTCCGGGGCCGCGCGCTGGCTGCGCCGCTATCTCCGCGACGGCGAAAACCCGGACGATATTCCCGACGAGACCCGGCGCGCCCTGGTGCGCCGGGCCATCGCCCAGGATCGCCTTCTCGCCGAGCCGGGGGAGCTGGAAGCCCTGTTGCATGGCCTTGCCGGCGGCTTCGTGCGGCCGGGGCCGGGGGGCGATCCGGTGCGCAACCCGGATCTTGCCGCCGGCCGCAACCTTTACGGTTTCGAGCCGGACAAGATCCCGACGCCCGCCGCCTTCGCTGCCGGCGGTGCCGCCTTTGCCGAACTGCTGGAGCGCCACCGCGCGGGGCACGGCGGGGCCATGCCGGCCAAGCTCGCCTTCTCCCTCTGGTCGTCGGAGGCGATGCGCCACCTCGGCGTGCTGGAAGCCCAGGTGCTGCATGCCCTGGGGCTCCGCCCGGTCTGGGACCGGGGCGGCCGCGTGGTCGCCATCGAGATCGTGCCGGCGGCGGAACTGGGCCGGCCCCGGGTCGATGCGGTCATCCAGGTGACCAGCGTCTACCGCGACCAATTCGACGGCTTCATGCGCCTGCTGGCGGCGGCGATCGACCGGCTGGCGCTGCTGGACGAGCCGGGCAACCCGGTCTTCGCCCATGCGGCGGCGACCCGTGCCCGCCTGATCGCCGCCGGTGTCCCGGCGGACCGGGCGGCCCGCCTTGCCGCGCTGCGCATCTTCAGCAACGCGCCCGGTGCCTATGGCAGCGGCCTGCCGGACGAGGTGATCGCCTCCGACCATTGGACGGACGAGGGCGTGCTGGCCCAACGCTTCCTGGACAACCTGCAATATGGCTATGGTGCGGGGGATCTCTGGGGTATCGCCGGGGGCGAGGTCAATCTTTTCGCCGACCAACTGCGCGGGGTGGAGGGGGCGGTGCTGGCCCGTTCATCCACCCTGCACGGCCTGATCTCCACCGATCATCCCTTCGAATATCTGGGCGGGCTTGGCCTTGCCGTCCGCCATCTCGACGGGGCGACGCCGGATCTCTATGTCGCCGATCTCCGCCAGGGGCAGGGCAGCCTGACCACCGCCGCCCGCTTCATCGCCGATGAATTGCGCGGCCGCTACCTGAACCCCGAATGGATCAAGGCCATGCAGGCGGAAGGCTATGCCGGAACGGTGGAACTGGTGAAGGTCGCCAACACTGTCTTCGGCTGGCAGGTGACCGCGCCCGAAACCATCCGGGCCGACCAGTGGCAGGCGCTTTACGAAACCTATGTCCGGGATGCCCGCGCTCTCGGCCTCGACCAATGGTTCCGCAGCCATAACCCGGATGCCCAGGCCCAGGTGATGGAACGGATGCTGGAGGCGATCCGCAAGGGTTACTGGGATGCCCCGGACGAGACCCGCGCCACCCTGGCCGCCCGCTTCGCCGAATTGACCGGCGAGCCCGCGGTCACCGCCGGCAGCCGCACCGCGCGGGATTACGCCCGCAGCCTCCTGGCCGGCTTCGGCCTCGGGGCTGCCGCCCCGGCCCCGGCCCCGGCACCGGGCGGGGGCGAGGCGGTCAGCGGGCAGGTCATGGCCCCGGTGCCGCCGCCCCCGCCGGCCGGGGACTGGCCCTGGGTCCGTTTCGGGGCGCTGGCCTTCATCCTTCTTGCCGTCGGCGCCGGGGCGATCGCCCAGGCGCGTGTTTTCCAATCGTGA
- a CDS encoding TonB-dependent receptor domain-containing protein: MGLSHRACRAVSVLALGLVLSFEVYAAEELPAVVVTATSAEQALRDAPASVTVITAAELAARPVADLADALKGSVGIDVGGVGLTRRGIGIRGMSSEHTLVLIDGKRANAAAGAIAHADYDLGWIPVEAIERIEVVRGPMSSLYGSEALGGVVNIITRAATDEFAGSVSLRGGLQEGAGGDHYQAGFYIGGPLVEGKLGFSAFGEARRRRETPENADRRRSAIEGQDSQRGELRLTWTPAAGQRIDFGYGLGFEEREYNTFSTYYYASEDQVTREHAFVTYDGTFGALNLRLRAYRSELERENSRSRGAPTNPQRLTDDVFDAQIRHGFGDWNVLTLGGEWRREALKDTTVNGAGKAEADHPALYIQDEIAIGPDWALTLGNRSDHHESYGWQQSPRAYLIHRVDGNLSLKAGVGRGFKAPTLKQLSPGYSAVGGGGRFTIVGNPDLEPEINTAFEGGFDYRAAAWSVQAMVFQNNLEDLITTNCVAACGIRGAERRAYLNVEKARLEGIEIAGEVDLPFDLRLAGNYTFLQTKNLDNGLELAEKPRHQGAATLEWRPEGGFSAQFRSRHVGRQVVYATTGVASDLPSYWLLSLDAAQEIAPSLVLRGGIQNLTDTDLSDEDPLFSFDEPARTLWLGLEVGF; encoded by the coding sequence ATGGGGTTGAGTCATCGGGCGTGCCGGGCGGTTTCCGTTCTGGCGCTGGGTCTGGTCCTGTCGTTCGAGGTCTATGCGGCCGAGGAATTGCCGGCCGTGGTGGTGACCGCGACCAGTGCCGAACAGGCGCTGCGCGATGCCCCGGCCAGCGTCACCGTGATCACGGCGGCGGAACTGGCTGCCCGCCCGGTCGCCGATCTGGCCGATGCGCTGAAGGGCAGTGTCGGTATCGATGTCGGCGGTGTCGGCCTGACCCGGCGCGGCATCGGTATCCGCGGCATGTCCAGCGAGCACACGCTGGTGCTGATCGACGGCAAGCGGGCGAATGCCGCTGCCGGCGCCATCGCCCATGCCGACTATGACCTCGGCTGGATTCCGGTCGAGGCGATCGAGCGGATCGAGGTGGTGCGCGGTCCCATGTCTTCGCTCTACGGCTCGGAGGCATTGGGCGGCGTCGTCAACATCATCACCCGTGCCGCGACGGATGAATTCGCCGGCAGCGTCTCGCTGCGCGGCGGCCTTCAGGAAGGAGCCGGGGGCGACCACTACCAGGCCGGTTTCTATATCGGCGGGCCGCTGGTCGAGGGCAAGCTCGGCTTCAGTGCCTTCGGCGAAGCCCGCCGCCGCCGGGAAACCCCGGAGAACGCCGACCGCCGGCGCAGCGCCATCGAAGGCCAGGACAGCCAGCGCGGCGAATTGCGCCTGACCTGGACCCCGGCGGCCGGCCAGCGCATCGATTTCGGCTATGGCCTGGGCTTCGAGGAGCGGGAATACAACACGTTCTCGACCTATTATTACGCCAGCGAGGATCAGGTCACCCGCGAACATGCCTTCGTTACCTATGACGGCACCTTCGGCGCCCTGAACCTGCGCCTGCGCGCCTATCGTTCCGAACTGGAACGCGAGAACAGCCGCAGCCGGGGCGCCCCGACCAATCCCCAGCGCCTGACCGACGATGTCTTCGATGCCCAGATACGCCACGGCTTCGGCGATTGGAATGTGCTGACCCTGGGCGGCGAATGGCGGCGCGAAGCGCTGAAGGACACCACCGTGAACGGCGCGGGCAAGGCGGAGGCCGATCACCCCGCCCTCTATATCCAGGACGAGATCGCCATCGGCCCGGACTGGGCCCTGACCCTCGGCAACCGCAGCGACCACCACGAGAGTTACGGCTGGCAGCAAAGCCCGCGCGCCTATCTGATCCACCGGGTGGACGGCAACCTGTCGCTGAAGGCCGGCGTCGGCCGGGGCTTCAAGGCGCCGACGCTGAAGCAGCTCTCCCCCGGTTACAGCGCGGTCGGCGGCGGCGGGCGCTTCACCATCGTCGGCAACCCGGACCTCGAACCCGAGATCAACACCGCCTTCGAGGGCGGCTTCGATTACCGGGCAGCGGCGTGGTCGGTCCAGGCCATGGTGTTCCAGAACAACCTGGAGGATTTGATCACCACCAATTGCGTTGCCGCCTGCGGCATCCGCGGGGCGGAGCGCCGGGCCTATCTGAATGTCGAGAAGGCCCGCCTCGAAGGGATCGAGATCGCGGGCGAGGTGGACCTGCCCTTCGACCTCCGGCTTGCGGGCAATTACACCTTCCTGCAGACCAAGAACCTCGACAATGGCCTGGAACTGGCGGAAAAGCCCCGGCACCAGGGCGCGGCCACCCTCGAATGGCGGCCGGAAGGCGGCTTCAGCGCGCAATTCCGCAGCCGCCATGTCGGGCGGCAGGTGGTCTATGCCACCACGGGCGTTGCCAGCGACCTGCCGTCCTATTGGCTGCTGTCGCTCGATGCCGCGCAGGAAATCGCCCCGTCCCTGGTGCTTCGGGGCGGCATCCAGAACCTGACCGACACCGATCTGTCGGACGAGGACCCGTTGTTCTCCTTCGACGAGCCGGCCCGCACCCTCTGGCTCGGCCTCGAGGTCGGGTTCTGA
- the zigA gene encoding zinc metallochaperone GTPase ZigA, translating into MTTSPPETNDPRLPVTVLSGFLGAGKTTLLNHVLNNRAGRRVAVIVNDMSEVNIDADLVREGGGLSRTEEKLVEMTNGCICCTLRDDLLAEVRRLAGEGRFDYLLIESTGIAEPLPVAATFDFRDEDGNSLSDVARLDTMVTVVDAFNLLRDYGSTDFLRDRGEALGEDDDRSLVTLLVDQIEFADVVILNKVDVTPPDQLEAARKIVRALNPDADLIETSMSHVPLDRVLNTGRFDHEKAEEHPLWFKELYGAAGHRPETEEYGVHSFVYRARRPFHPERLHGFIRSPWVGVIRAKGHFWLATRPEWVGELSQAGALVRTEAMGFWWAAVPKAQWPDQPEWRKAVMGNWDRVYGDRRQEIVFIGSPAMDEADIRRRLDACLVDDGLVDDGLAPEAAAARWRRLPDPFPVWRRRGDNA; encoded by the coding sequence ATGACCACCAGCCCCCCGGAAACAAACGACCCTCGCCTGCCCGTCACCGTCCTGTCCGGCTTTCTCGGCGCGGGCAAGACGACCTTGCTGAACCATGTGCTGAACAACCGCGCGGGCCGGCGCGTCGCGGTCATCGTCAACGACATGAGCGAGGTGAACATCGACGCCGATCTGGTGCGCGAGGGCGGCGGCCTGTCGCGGACCGAGGAAAAGCTGGTGGAGATGACCAACGGCTGCATCTGCTGCACGCTGCGCGACGACCTGCTGGCCGAGGTCCGCCGCCTGGCCGGGGAAGGCCGCTTCGACTATCTGCTGATCGAATCGACCGGCATCGCCGAGCCGCTGCCGGTGGCCGCGACCTTCGATTTCCGCGACGAGGACGGCAACAGCCTGTCGGATGTCGCCCGCCTGGACACGATGGTGACCGTGGTCGATGCCTTCAACCTGCTGCGCGACTATGGTTCCACCGATTTCCTGCGCGACCGCGGCGAAGCGCTCGGCGAGGACGACGACCGCAGCCTGGTGACCCTGCTGGTCGACCAGATCGAATTCGCCGATGTCGTCATCCTGAACAAGGTGGATGTAACCCCGCCCGATCAGCTGGAAGCCGCCCGCAAGATCGTCCGCGCGCTGAACCCGGATGCGGACCTGATCGAGACCAGCATGAGCCATGTCCCGCTCGACCGGGTGCTGAACACCGGCCGCTTCGACCATGAGAAGGCGGAGGAACATCCGCTCTGGTTCAAGGAACTCTACGGCGCCGCCGGCCACAGGCCCGAGACGGAGGAATATGGTGTTCACAGCTTCGTCTATCGGGCACGCCGTCCGTTCCACCCCGAAAGGCTGCACGGCTTCATCCGCTCCCCCTGGGTGGGCGTGATCCGCGCCAAGGGCCATTTCTGGCTGGCGACGCGGCCCGAATGGGTGGGGGAACTCAGCCAGGCCGGCGCCCTGGTCAGGACCGAGGCCATGGGCTTCTGGTGGGCCGCCGTCCCCAAGGCGCAATGGCCGGACCAGCCCGAATGGCGGAAGGCGGTCATGGGCAATTGGGACAGGGTCTACGGCGACCGGCGCCAGGAAATCGTCTTCATCGGCAGCCCGGCGATGGACGAGGCCGATATCCGCCGCCGGCTCGACGCCTGCCTGGTCGATGATGGCCTAGTCGATGATGGCCTCGCGCCGGAGGCGGCGGCGGCCCGATGGCGTCGCCTGCCCGATCCCTTCCCCGTCTGGCGCCGGAGGGGCGACAATGCCTGA
- a CDS encoding DUF1826 domain-containing protein has product MDDLARIRLPGIELALWRRDLPAPLAEALATLDPAGYPDGRVLARPPDLATAIGSLIAPSALAGTAAGRLLAADIEALAQRFAALFAAAAVDIRLEALGHDACWKFHRDHVPARLVTTYAGPGTEWVLPAHGASALDDQKDYTGPMERLAAGEVALFRGCQPGHDHGIVHRSPPVAGTGITRLFLCLNLPSPASPGLWRV; this is encoded by the coding sequence ATGGACGATCTGGCCCGCATCCGCCTGCCCGGCATCGAATTGGCACTGTGGCGGCGCGACCTGCCGGCCCCGCTGGCCGAAGCCCTGGCCACCCTCGATCCCGCCGGCTATCCGGACGGCCGGGTGCTGGCCCGCCCGCCGGACCTTGCCACCGCCATCGGCAGCCTGATCGCCCCCTCCGCCCTTGCCGGCACGGCGGCGGGCCGGCTGCTGGCCGCCGATATCGAGGCGCTGGCCCAGCGCTTTGCCGCGCTGTTCGCCGCGGCGGCGGTGGATATCCGGCTCGAAGCCCTGGGCCACGACGCCTGCTGGAAATTCCACCGCGACCATGTCCCGGCCCGGCTGGTCACCACCTATGCCGGGCCGGGCACCGAATGGGTGCTGCCCGCGCATGGCGCAAGCGCCCTCGACGACCAGAAGGATTACACCGGCCCCATGGAACGGCTGGCCGCGGGCGAGGTCGCCCTCTTCCGCGGCTGCCAGCCCGGCCACGACCATGGCATCGTCCACCGCTCCCCGCCCGTCGCCGGCACCGGCATCACCCGCCTGTTCCTATGCCTCAATCTGCCCTCGCCGGCCTCCCCCGGCCTGTGGCGGGTTTGA
- the metE gene encoding 5-methyltetrahydropteroyltriglutamate--homocysteine S-methyltransferase, with protein MSDLSNTLAVATLGFPRIGPRRELKTALEAFWAGRMDEAALLATAADLRFANWLRQRQNGATVIPSNDFSLYDHVLDTAVMLGAVPPGFDWGEGPVPLSTYFALARGDKDRPALEMTKWFDTNYHYMVPELGPRQDFRLADDKPLREFIEARDAGIHTRPVLLGPVSFLLLAKMRDGGDPLALLHRVVPVYVELLQRLKAAGADWVQIDEPALVLDLDPAVLAAFGKAYPVLAQAAPGLRLLLAGYFGGYGDNLDLVLRLPVAGLHFDLLRGGHEINEVMRRQPTGKLYQLGVIDGRNVWRADLAALLDRLEPVVARLGRDRVILAPSCSLLHVPVDLALETGLDPDLRRWLAFATQKIGELAILARGLGQGRGAVRAEVASAADALEARRISARIHDPKVARRLARVTAADARRAHGFETRRDAQKKRLNLPDFPTTTIGSFPQTAEVRQARAAHARGELSAADYDTFLKAATAEAIRWQEEIGIDVPVHGEFERNDMVQYFGEQLAGFAFTRTGWVQSYGSRCVRPPVIYGDVSRPRPMTVEWARYAQSLTEKPMKGMLTGPVTMLQWSFVRDDLPRADVCRQIALALRDEVDDLEAAGIAIIQIDEPAIREGLPLRRRERADYLAWAVECFRLASSGVRDETQIHTHMCYSEFNDIIQSIAAMDADVISIETARSKMELLAAFADWRYPNEIGPGVYDIHAPRCPDVAEMTDLLKTAATRLEPGQIWVNPDCGLKTRKWDEVRPALANMVEAARRLRRAM; from the coding sequence ATGTCTGACCTTTCCAACACTTTGGCGGTGGCCACGCTCGGCTTTCCGCGCATCGGGCCGCGACGCGAATTGAAGACCGCGCTCGAAGCCTTCTGGGCCGGCCGCATGGACGAGGCGGCCTTGCTGGCGACGGCGGCCGATCTTCGTTTCGCCAACTGGCTGCGCCAGCGCCAGAACGGCGCGACCGTCATCCCGAGCAATGATTTCTCGCTCTACGACCATGTTCTCGACACGGCGGTGATGCTGGGCGCGGTGCCGCCCGGCTTCGACTGGGGCGAGGGGCCGGTGCCGCTTTCGACCTATTTCGCCCTGGCGCGCGGCGACAAGGATCGCCCGGCGCTGGAAATGACCAAATGGTTCGACACCAATTATCACTACATGGTGCCGGAACTCGGCCCGCGGCAGGATTTCCGCCTGGCCGACGACAAGCCGCTGCGCGAATTCATCGAGGCGCGCGACGCCGGCATTCACACCCGCCCGGTCCTGCTCGGCCCGGTCAGCTTCCTGCTGCTGGCGAAAATGCGCGACGGCGGTGATCCCCTGGCCCTGCTGCACCGGGTGGTGCCGGTCTATGTCGAACTGCTGCAACGCCTGAAGGCCGCGGGGGCCGACTGGGTGCAGATCGACGAGCCGGCCCTCGTCCTCGATCTCGATCCCGCGGTGCTGGCCGCCTTCGGCAAGGCCTATCCGGTGCTGGCCCAGGCGGCGCCGGGCCTGCGCCTGCTGCTGGCCGGCTATTTCGGCGGCTATGGCGACAATCTGGATCTCGTGCTGCGCCTGCCGGTGGCGGGGCTGCACTTCGACCTGCTGCGCGGCGGCCATGAGATCAACGAGGTGATGCGCCGCCAGCCGACCGGCAAACTGTATCAACTGGGCGTGATCGACGGCCGGAATGTCTGGCGTGCCGATCTCGCCGCCCTCCTTGACCGGCTGGAGCCCGTGGTCGCCCGCCTGGGCCGGGACCGGGTGATCCTGGCGCCTTCCTGCTCGCTCCTCCATGTCCCGGTCGATCTGGCGCTGGAAACCGGGCTCGATCCCGATCTCCGGCGCTGGCTGGCTTTCGCCACCCAGAAGATCGGCGAATTGGCCATCCTCGCCCGGGGGCTGGGCCAGGGCCGGGGCGCCGTCCGCGCCGAGGTGGCGTCGGCGGCGGATGCCCTGGAAGCGCGGCGCATTTCCGCCCGCATCCATGATCCGAAGGTGGCCCGGCGCCTCGCCCGGGTCACGGCCGCCGACGCGCGCCGCGCCCATGGCTTCGAGACCCGCCGCGACGCCCAGAAGAAGCGCCTGAACCTGCCGGATTTCCCGACTACCACCATCGGTTCCTTCCCCCAGACGGCGGAGGTGCGGCAGGCCCGCGCCGCCCATGCCAGGGGCGAGCTTTCGGCCGCGGATTACGACACCTTCCTGAAGGCCGCGACCGCCGAAGCCATTCGCTGGCAGGAAGAGATCGGCATCGATGTCCCCGTTCACGGCGAATTCGAGCGGAACGACATGGTGCAATATTTCGGCGAGCAACTGGCGGGCTTCGCCTTCACCCGCACCGGCTGGGTGCAATCCTATGGCTCGCGCTGCGTGCGGCCGCCGGTCATCTATGGCGATGTCTCGCGTCCGAGGCCGATGACGGTCGAATGGGCCCGCTATGCCCAGTCCCTGACCGAAAAGCCCATGAAGGGCATGCTCACCGGCCCGGTGACCATGCTGCAATGGTCCTTCGTGCGCGACGACCTGCCGCGTGCCGATGTCTGCCGCCAGATCGCCCTGGCGCTACGCGACGAGGTCGACGACCTGGAGGCGGCGGGCATCGCGATCATCCAGATCGACGAGCCGGCGATCCGCGAAGGCCTGCCGCTGCGCCGGCGCGAACGGGCGGACTACCTCGCCTGGGCGGTCGAATGCTTCCGATTGGCGTCCTCCGGTGTCCGCGACGAGACCCAGATCCACACCCACATGTGCTATTCGGAATTCAACGACATCATCCAGTCCATCGCCGCCATGGATGCGGATGTGATCTCGATCGAGACCGCGCGTTCCAAGATGGAATTGCTCGCGGCCTTTGCCGACTGGCGCTATCCGAACGAGATCGGGCCGGGCGTCTACGACATCCATGCCCCGCGCTGCCCCGATGTCGCCGAAATGACCGATCTGCTGAAGACCGCCGCGACCCGGCTGGAACCCGGGCAGATCTGGGTCAACCCCGATTGCGGCCTGAAGACGCGGAAATGGGACGAGGTCCGTCCCGCCCTCGCCAATATGGTCGAAGCGGCTCGCCGCCTGCGCCGGGCAATGTGA
- a CDS encoding acyl-CoA thioesterase yields MTCFVEMIFPEQSNHYGTLFGGTALSLMGKAAFVAATRHARRAVVMASSDKIDFHVPIKVGQIAELKARVVRSGRSSMTVEVEVTAETLLSGDRRLAMSGRFEMVAVDESGRPVPFARAEESV; encoded by the coding sequence ATGACCTGTTTCGTCGAAATGATCTTCCCCGAACAGTCCAATCACTACGGCACGCTGTTCGGGGGCACGGCCCTGTCCCTGATGGGCAAGGCGGCTTTCGTCGCCGCGACAAGGCACGCGCGGCGTGCCGTGGTCATGGCGTCGTCCGACAAGATCGACTTCCATGTCCCGATCAAGGTCGGGCAGATCGCCGAACTGAAGGCGCGGGTGGTCCGGTCCGGCCGCAGTTCGATGACGGTGGAGGTCGAGGTGACGGCGGAAACCCTACTGAGCGGCGATCGCCGGCTGGCGATGTCCGGACGTTTCGAGATGGTCGCGGTCGATGAGAGCGGCCGGCCGGTGCCCTTCGCCCGGGCCGAGGAGTCCGTATAA